From one Cynocephalus volans isolate mCynVol1 chromosome X, mCynVol1.pri, whole genome shotgun sequence genomic stretch:
- the LOC134367943 gene encoding E3 ubiquitin-protein ligase RLIM-like: MENSDADDEEGESGAQHGSQMNQSVRVEDFCGFVNSPNEDYRLMRDNNLPGTIGENTRLQQITEDQPRESDEDRGGGDPSDDTSSGESLIEWIISFGDTENSTTGSEQGEDQYWIEVSRSSPEGGDFSFSTGINFHHNNGSLGPGNEYALSPRRPRAENTENRQRQVGNPQSESTYATPARSEQSANVEIIEVPTTRTERRARSRSPDHRRTRARIESRSPRNSLSDISQRFHHSVSSQTFDQPLVNETERFFTTGQHENLRQQASGPELQSRHLFEASGARNAFPGELSPDTTRNGEYGRLRPRNPMTVFDLEVRREFSPRDRIAGRPQLTFETPNNTVTLESEQGGLRNTSSHSEQGGLRNYGRTVRIPSHRIATSAATQSTLRQIITGFDESSNLSSSDHDLEPTCSPPSQNMERTESQYGKDGSSGSRSSGSNSNPSCRPQSSSSSISSSSSRCMSSSSSSPMSSSSSSSEYSEIFSLILEDSSEDSSPSEARQETTSDEDDAQVFPNLPPFFILNEDDHDQPTGLTKAQIENLAVRTFGENDALASCCVCITEYTEGNELRILPCSHEYHVHCIDRWLSENSTCPICRCKVIDSSDSENSS, translated from the exons ATGGAAAACTCAGATGCTGACGATGAAGAAGGTGAATCTGGGGCCCAGCACGGAAGTCAGATGAACCAGTCGGTTCGGGTAGAAGATTTCTGTGGATTTGTAAATAGCCCGAATGAAGATTACAGGCTTATGAGGGATAACAATTTGCCCGGTACCATAGGTGAAAACACAAGACTTCAACAAATTACAGAGGACCAACCACGAGAATCAGATGAAGATAGAG GTGGAGGGGACCCTTCAGATGATACGTCCAGTGGTGAATCTCTAATAGAATGGATTATCTCTTTTGGAGATACTGAAAATAGTACCACAGGAAGTGAGCAAGGAGAAGACCAATATTGGATAGAAGTGAGCCGGAGTAGTCCGGAAGGTGGTGATTTCAGTTTCAGTACAGGGATAAATTTTCACCATAATAATGGAAGCCTGGGTCCAGGGAATGAATATGCATTATCTCCAAGACGTCCCAgggcagaaaatacagaaaacagacaGAGGCAAGTGGGAAATCCACAATCTGAGTCAACATATGCAACGCCAGCTAGATCAGAACAAAGTGCTAATGTAGAAATAATAGAAGTCCCAACAACCAGAACTGAGAGAAGAGCGAGAAGCAGGAGCCCAGACCATCGTAGAACCAGAGCAAGAATTGAAAGTAGGTCACCTCGGAATTCATTGAGTGACATTTCACAAAGATTTCATCATAGTGTATCATCTCAGACTTTTGATCAGCCTCTGGTAAATGAGACTGAGAGGTTTTTTACCACTGGACAACATGAGAATTTGAGACAGCAGGCAAGTGGACCTGAGTTGCAAAGTAGGCATCTTTTTGAAGCTTCTGGAGCACGTAATGCCTTTCCAGGAGAACTTTCTCCAGACACAACCAGAAATGGTGAATATGGGAGACTGAGACCAAGAAATCCTATGACAGTCTTTGATCTTGAAGTAAGAAGAGAATTTTCGCCGAGAGACCGCATAGCTGGTAGACCTCAGTTAACATTTGAGACACCAAACAACACTGTCACTTTAGAAAGTGAACAAGGAGGACTCAGAAATACTTCTTCACATTCTGAGCAGGGAGGTTTGAGAAATTATGGCAGAACCGTGAGAATCCCTTCTCATAGAATTGCCACATCTGCTGCAACTCAGAGCACATTAAGGCAAATAATAACAGGATTTGATGAGTCAAGTAACCTTTCGAGCAGTGATCATGACTTAGAGCCTACTTGCTCACCCCCGAGTCAGAACATGGAAAGGACAGAGTCACAGTATGGAAAAGATGGTTCCAGTGGCAGTAGGAGTTCTGGTTCCAATTCAAATCCTAGCTGCAGACCCCAATCAAGTTCCTCATCAATTTCCAGTTCAAGTTCCAGGTGTATGTCTAGTTCCAGTTCTAGTCCTATGTCCAGTTCCAGCTCCAGTAGTGAATATTCAGAAATTTTCTCATTGATCCTTGAAGACAGTAGTGAAGATAGCTCACCATCAGAGGCCAGGCAAGAAACGACCTCTGATGAAGATGACGCACAGGTCTTCCCTAATCTTCCTCCGTTTTTCATCTTAAATGAAGATGATCATGACCAACCTACAGGACTCACCAAAGCACAGATTGAGAACTTGGCAGTAAGAACTTTTGGTGAAAATGATGCATTAGCATCCTGTTGTGTTTGCATTACAGAATACACAGAAGGCAACGAGCTTCGCATACTACCTTGTTCCCATGAATATCATGTCCATTGCATTGATCGCTGGCTGTCTGAGAACTCTACGTGTCCTATTTGTCGGTGTAAAGTAATAGATTCTAGTGATAGTGAAAATTCTAGCTGA